In Amycolatopsis methanolica 239, a single genomic region encodes these proteins:
- a CDS encoding response regulator transcription factor: MRVILAEDSTLLREGLIRLLAEEGHEVLAAVGNATELLDEVARAQPDVVVTDIRMPPDHTDEGLRAALEIRRRWPDVGVLVLSQYVEKRYATELITDDGGRVGYLLKDRVMQVGEFLDALERVGSGGAAFDPEVVRRLLARTTHADPLATLTAREREVLAKMAEGHTNAGIAAELYVSQSAVEKHVNAIFDKLRLSHTSGYSRRVLAVLRYLGS; the protein is encoded by the coding sequence GTGCGGGTGATCCTGGCCGAGGATTCGACGTTGCTGCGGGAGGGCCTGATCCGGCTGCTCGCCGAGGAGGGCCACGAGGTGCTCGCCGCGGTCGGCAACGCCACGGAGCTGCTCGACGAGGTGGCCCGGGCGCAGCCGGACGTGGTGGTGACGGACATCCGAATGCCGCCCGACCACACCGACGAGGGCCTGCGGGCGGCGCTGGAGATCCGGCGGCGCTGGCCGGACGTCGGGGTGCTGGTGCTGTCCCAGTACGTGGAGAAGCGGTACGCGACCGAGCTGATCACGGACGACGGCGGTCGGGTGGGGTACCTGCTCAAGGACCGGGTGATGCAGGTCGGCGAGTTCCTCGACGCACTGGAACGGGTCGGATCCGGCGGGGCGGCGTTCGACCCCGAGGTCGTCCGGCGGCTGCTGGCACGCACCACGCACGCCGACCCGCTCGCGACGCTGACCGCCCGGGAACGCGAAGTGCTGGCGAAGATGGCCGAGGGGCACACGAACGCCGGCATCGCGGCGGAGCTGTACGTGTCGCAGTCCGCGGTGGAGAAGCACGTGAACGCGATCTTCGACAAGCTGCGGTTGAGCCATACGAGCGGGTACAGCCGGCGGGTGCTGGCTGTCTTGCGGTACCTGGGCTCCTGA